From the genome of Hypanus sabinus isolate sHypSab1 chromosome 29, sHypSab1.hap1, whole genome shotgun sequence:
cacacacacacacacacactcacacacacacacacactcacacacacactcacacacacatacacactcacactcacacacatacacacacacacactcacactcacacacacacacacagacacacacacacacactcacacacacacactcactcacacacacactcacacacagacacacacacactcacactcacacacacacacactcacacacagacacacacacactcacactcacacacacacactcacacacagacacacacacacacacactcacacacacacacactcacacacagacacacacacactcacactcacacacacacacactcacacacagacacacacactcacacacacactcacacacacacacacatacacacttacacactcacactcacacactcacacacacacactcacacacacacacactcacactcacacacacacactcacacacacatacacacacactcacacacacacactcacacacacatacacactcacacacacacactcacacacacacacacacacacactcacacacacacactcactcacacacacagcaaTGATGGTCATGTCTGCACGGGACGCAGTGGCAGCAGAAGCTGGAATTGTAAAGTTGGTTTACAATTGTCACAGAGTGGAGACATGGTGACCGGGGACGAGCCGGCCTGACATCCCCGCagctccttgtccattcattctccACCCTCTCTTGCTCTGATGTTTACTGCCCTGCCGACCACTCACATTTTCAGCTCCACACAGGGTGTGATGGCAGACTGACCCGTGTCTGTGGTGTACACTTTCAACTGTCTTCTGCCTCTTTCAACCCTTCCCCAAACCTCTCCCCACGATACCCtcccctaccaccctttcccctcatccctcccctctcacgcctctcattcctcttcccctctCGCCCGTCCTTCCGCCCTATCTTCCCCTCTccgcctctcccctccctcctctttctcctcTCCTCTTCCCACTCCCCTCTCTCATCCCTCCCAACACCCTCTCACtgcactctcccctctcctcaccctctttcccccttctctccgctcttttccccatcctctttccctccacctttatccctctcaccctctccctttcctctcccctccacccctctgtcCTCCTTGCCCTCTCACCCTTTTCTCCTCTCCGCCACACCTCTCcccttcactccctccctcccctgtcCTCCCACGCCCTCTCTCACCctgttctcccctctccctcaatcACTTCACCCTCCTCTCGTcactacccctctctccccatcagcCATGGCCGTGACGTCAGAGAGCCAGCTGCCGGAGGTTGTGACCCCCCAGCCGACCCCCCGCCCGGCGGACAAGACCCCTGCCAGCCCCCTGAAGCCTGAGGCGAATGGCCACGGGGTGATGGAGCACCCCAGCACCTCTGCAGTACTGACGGACACACCCCTGCGGGCGGCCAGGACCGGCTCTGTCTCCCAGCTGACTCCCCCGGCCGGACAAAACTCGCCCCGCCCCAGCCTGTACCGTCCCGCCTCGCAGCAGACggtggatggagtggagctgCCGAAACCTCGTGACTACATTTTCCTGGCTGCCCTCTCCTGCTTCTGCCCCATCTGGCCTCTCAACATTGTCGCCTTCGCCTATTCCGTCATGGTGAGTTCCACCACCCCGTTCTTAACAAAACCTTACATTTCTATCTGTCTGCATCACcccactgtccctctccatcacccactcccagggtcagatacagagtgaatctccctccacaccgtcccatcacacactcccggggtcagatacagagtgaaactccctccacaccgtcccatcacacactcccggggtcagacacagagtaactctccatccacaccgtcccatcacacactcccggggtcagatacagagtgaaactccctccacaccgtcccatcatacactcccggggtcagacagagtgaatctccctccacaccgtcccatcacacactcccggggtcaga
Proteins encoded in this window:
- the LOC132382844 gene encoding proline-rich transmembrane protein 2, whose protein sequence is MAVTSESQLPEVVTPQPTPRPADKTPASPLKPEANGHGVMEHPSTSAVLTDTPLRAARTGSVSQLTPPAGQNSPRPSLYRPASQQTVDGVELPKPRDYIFLAALSCFCPIWPLNIVAFAYSVMSRNSFQNGDVDGARRLGRVAKLLSVVALVGGLLIIGAYCVINFSILQ